The following DNA comes from Marinilabiliales bacterium.
ACACATGCCTTTCAGGCAAAACCCGGCCAGGACATTACCGGGACCAGACGCTGGCTTCATTGATTAACTAAATATTGCTACATTACAGCATGGAACTTTCGGTAGTTTTCCCGGTTCTTAATGAGGAGCATAAGATCGCTGCAGATATTGAGGCGGCCTTTGCATTTATGGATGATAACCTGATCAGCGGAGAGGTGATAATTGTGGATGACGGCAGTACCGATAACACGGCCAAGCTGGTATCGGATATGATGACAGTTAGTGACAGGCCGCTTCACC
Coding sequences within:
- a CDS encoding glycosyltransferase, with protein sequence MLHYSMELSVVFPVLNEEHKIAADIEAAFAFMDDNLISGEVIIVDDGSTDNTAKLVSDMMTVSDRPLHLISYSPNRGKGYAVRQGIMAARGRIIMFADSGNCVPLD